The genomic interval GATGAAGAGATTGAGCCGGCTTTAAAAATCGAAATCGGGAATTTTATAAATCAAAGTGAATTTAACGGACTGGATATAAAATTTCAAGAGTATAATATGGGCTTTATTGTTTCGCCGTTTGTAAAAAAGAACACACATATAAGATTTTTTAAAAAAAGTAGTGGAAAATATGAAAATATGGGTGTTCACGCTCAAATTTCAATAAATGGAAAAGTAAAAAAAAGCAAATATTCAATACATCATTTTAGTGATAAATTTATATATGAGCTCGTTGTAAAAAACAATAATTATTCTACTTTAAGAGCAAAAAGCGATTTTGAAAAAGGCAAAAAACCGAATTTTCTAAAGCTTATTTTTATATTTCCGTTTATGTTTTTTAAATCTTATTTTTTAAGAAGATCTGTTTTTAATGGAAAAAGAGGCTTCATAACGTCTGTAATAAATGCTTTTTATGCTTTTTTAAAAGAGGCGAAACTTTATGAAATTTCATATTTAAAGGAAAAAAATGAAAAGAAATAATATATCAAAAAAACACATAATTTCTATTTTAATAGTATTTTTTGCAGGATTTTTGCTTGGTCTTACATATTTCAGTTATCGTCATTTCGGAAATTTTACAGCTGCTCAAATGATTTTTCATTTTGTCAGCGATATCGGTGATACGCTTAATGAATACAAAACTTCCATTAGAGAAAAAATTATAGTTCCTGCGTTTGTAGTGGCTTTGCTTTGGTTTTTGGCTATTAAATTCAGTCAATTTTTTAAAAAACACTCTTTGAAATTTTCTTTTGCTTTTTTGATTGTTTCTTTAATAGTAGCAAATGCTAAAATGAGTTTTTATGACATTTTTTCATATTTTTTTGTTTATTCGGATATTTATGAAAAAGAGTATAAAAATCCTGATTTCAGTAAAATTTCGCTTAAAAAACCTAAAAATTTGATAATCGTTTATGCAGAGAGTTTGGAATTAAATTATAGTGAACTTAGAAACAATAGAAAAATAGATATTACAAATTTAAAAGAGATAGCAAAAAACGGAGTAGTGTTTAATAATGGTCATAAAATGTTGAATAATACAGGTTGGACAGCAGCAGGGCTTTTAGCTTATAACTGCGGTATTCCACTTTCAATAGTCGGAGATAAAAATGAAACATATAAAAAAATGACTTGTCTTGGAGATGTGCTTGATCATTTCGGATATGATCAGGAGTATCTTTTAGGAAGTGATGCGACTTTTGCAAATGCAAAAGAATTTTTTATAACTCATAAAATAAAAGTTAGTGATTTAAAATCTATGAATTTAAAAAATGATTTTGGATGGGGAATTTATGATGATAAAATTTTTAAAATTGCAAAAGAAAAACTAAACCAAAAAGCAACATTGCATAAACCTTTTGCTTTTTATATTTCTACTATAAATATGCATTTTCCTGGAAATAAAAGCCCTGGCTGCACGTCAATGGACGATAGATATACTGAAAGCATATCTTGTACTGACAAGGAGTTAAGCGAATTTTTAAAATGGATAATGAAACAGGATTTTTATAAAAACACATCCGTAATTGTTTTAGGTGATCATTTATCACAAGTGCAAAGATATTTTAAAAGAAGTAGTGATAGAAGAATTTTTAATCTCTTTTTAAATTCAGGTTTCAGCGGAGTTGATACAAATAGAAAAGTCAATCATTTTGATATGCTACCAGCAATTTTAGAGAGCATAAATATAAGCGTTGATGCTTTCGGGCTTGGTAGAAATCCTACAAAAAATACTCCGTTACTGCTTGAAAAATATGATTTTGATGATTTAAATAAAGAAATTTCGAAACGAAGCAAAATGTATAACAATGAATTTTTGGATAAAAAATAAAAATATTACGGTAATTTTTTTTGCTTAATCACTGTTTTTATTTTTAATAATAAAAATGATAAATTTTAAGCATTTATTTGTTAAAATTCGGCGAAAACGAGGGAAAATATGTTAAATTTAAAAGATAAAATCATAGCTGTTGTTGGGCTTGGATATGTTGGAATGCCTTTGCTTAACGCATTTTCCAAAAAATACAAAACAATCGGATATGACATAAATCAAAAAAGAGTTGAAGAGCTTAAAAGTGGCGTAGATAGGACGCTTGAATTAAATAACAGTCAGTTAAAAGAAATGGATACTTTTTATACTACTGATATAAATGATCTAAAATGTGCAAATATATTTATCGTGACGGTTCCTACGCCGATTGATTCTAAAAATAAGCCGGATCTTACACCACTTATAAAATCAAGTGAAAGCATAGGAAAAGCGTTAAATAAAGGTGATATAGTAATATATGAAAGTACAGTTTATCCTGGTGTTACTGAAGAAATTTGCGTACCTTGCTTGGAAAAAACATCAGGACTTAAATTTAATATTGACTTTTTTTGCGGATATTCGCCCGAAAGAATAAATCCTGGTGATAAAGAACACACTGTATCTAAAATTTTAAAAGTTACAAGCGGCAGCACGCCTGAAATTGCCGATGTTGTAGATGCGCTTTATAAAAGTATAATAACTGCAGGAACTTTAAAAGCAAGCAGCATAAAAGTAGCAGAAGCGAGTAAAGTCATAGAAAATACTCAAAGAGACGTAAATATTGCGCTTATAAACGAGCTTGCTCTTATTTTTGATGCGATGAATATTGATACGAATGAAGTTATTGAAGCGGCTTCAACTAAGTGGAATTTTATCAAGTTAAAACCAGGGCTTGTCGGAGGTCACTGCATAGGTGTAGATCCGTATTATCTCACATATAAAGCCGAAGAGCTTGGATATAAACCGAATTTAATTTTAAACGCAAGACACATAAATAATTCAATGGCAGGTTTTATAGCAAACAAAACTATAAAAACAATGATAGATAACGATATTAAAATTAAAGGCTCAAACGTTCTTGTTTTGGGTGTTACATTTAAAGAAAATTGCCCTGATTTAAGAAATACAAAGGTTTTAAATATAGTGGAAAATTTGGAAGAATATGGCATAAATGTAGATATTTATGATCCTTGGGTAGATACAAATGAATCAAATATCACTTTCAATCACGAAATTATCGCAAATCCTTTCAAGAATAGCAAAAAATACGACGCTATAATTGTAGCTGTAGCTCATAATGAGTTTAAAAATTTAAAAGATAGCGATTATGATAAAATTTTAAATCAACATATCATAATTGATATAAAAGGTATTGTAAATAAGCCGACTTGGAGATTATAAAAGGAAAAAAAATGGATCAAAAAACAATCAAAGCGCATAAAATAAGCGATAGCGAGTATAAAAAAATTTTAGAAATTCTAGGACGCGAGCCAAATCTTTTGGAACTTGGAATTTTTTCTTCAATGTGGAGTGAGCACTGCTCTTATAAATCAAGCAAAAAATATTTAAACGGTTTTCCTACAAAAGCGCCTTGGGTAATTCAAGGACCTGGAGAAAATGCAGGAGTTATTGACATCGGTGATGGTATGGCGGCTGTTTTTAAGATGGAAAGTCATAATCACCCAAGCTATATTGAGCCGTTTCAAGGAGCCGCTACTGGCGTTGGCGGAATTTTAAGAGATATTTTTACAATGGGCGCAAGAGTTGAAGTTAATATGAATTCGCTTCGTTTTGGCGATGTCATTGGAGACAGTAAGGTAAATCGTTATCAAAGATATTTGGTAAAAGGCGTTGTGGGTGGTATTGCGCATTACGGAAATTGTATGGGAATTCCGACAATCGGTGGCGAAACGACATTTGACAGCAGTTTTAACGGAAATATTTTGGTAAATGCCTTTGCTCTTGGTATCGTAAAAAGCGATGAAATTTTTTACGGTAAAGCTGAAGGTGCAGGAAATCCGGTGATTTATGTGGGAAGTAAGACAGGTCGTGACGGACTTGGCGGAGCCGTTATGGCAAGTGACAGCTTTAACGAAGAAAACAAATCACTTCGTCCAACTGTACAAGTAGGCGATCCTTTTGCCGAAAAACTTCTAATGGAAGCATGCCTTGAACTATTTAAAAAGGGCTATATTATAGGAATTCAGGATATGGGTGCGGCAGGTCTTACATCAAGCAGTTTTGAAATGGCAGGTAGAAGCGGAAGCGGTATGATAATGCACCTTGATAAAGTTCCGATGCGTGAAAACGAGATGACGCCTTATGAGCTTATGCTAAGTGAAAGCCAAGAAAGAATGTTGATTTGCGCAAAAAAAGGATGCGAAGAAAAGGTTAAAGAGATTTTTGCAAAGTGGGATTTGGACGCTGAGGTTATCGGTGAAGTAACAAATAGTGGAAATATGGAGCTTTTCTGGTATGGCAAAAAAGTAGCCGACGTGCCTATCGCGCCACTTAGTGAAGCTGCACCGATTTTAGATCGTCCCGTTAAAAAACCTGCTTATTTGGATAAAATTGCAAGTGGAAATTTGTGCGGTTGCGGTGTAAGTAAGATTAGTAATAAAGAAGCTTTTGATAAAATTTTTGCAGAACCTGAAATTTTAAATAAAAATTTTATTTATGATCAATATGACGCAAACATCGGCACAAATACAATTAAAAAGCCTGGATTTTTGGGAGCGGCCGCGATTCGTGTCAAAGAAAACGGCGTAAATCTTTGT from Campylobacter hominis ATCC BAA-381 carries:
- a CDS encoding glycosyltransferase family 2 protein — translated: MIKASVYAIVMNEEKHIERMLKSVADFDEIIIVDSGSTDKTLEIAKKYTDKIYFHKWQGEGFQKNYAFNLCKNEWVLNLDADEEIEPALKIEIGNFINQSEFNGLDIKFQEYNMGFIVSPFVKKNTHIRFFKKSSGKYENMGVHAQISINGKVKKSKYSIHHFSDKFIYELVVKNNNYSTLRAKSDFEKGKKPNFLKLIFIFPFMFFKSYFLRRSVFNGKRGFITSVINAFYAFLKEAKLYEISYLKEKNEKK
- a CDS encoding LTA synthase family protein, whose product is MKRNNISKKHIISILIVFFAGFLLGLTYFSYRHFGNFTAAQMIFHFVSDIGDTLNEYKTSIREKIIVPAFVVALLWFLAIKFSQFFKKHSLKFSFAFLIVSLIVANAKMSFYDIFSYFFVYSDIYEKEYKNPDFSKISLKKPKNLIIVYAESLELNYSELRNNRKIDITNLKEIAKNGVVFNNGHKMLNNTGWTAAGLLAYNCGIPLSIVGDKNETYKKMTCLGDVLDHFGYDQEYLLGSDATFANAKEFFITHKIKVSDLKSMNLKNDFGWGIYDDKIFKIAKEKLNQKATLHKPFAFYISTINMHFPGNKSPGCTSMDDRYTESISCTDKELSEFLKWIMKQDFYKNTSVIVLGDHLSQVQRYFKRSSDRRIFNLFLNSGFSGVDTNRKVNHFDMLPAILESINISVDAFGLGRNPTKNTPLLLEKYDFDDLNKEISKRSKMYNNEFLDKK
- a CDS encoding nucleotide sugar dehydrogenase, which gives rise to MLNLKDKIIAVVGLGYVGMPLLNAFSKKYKTIGYDINQKRVEELKSGVDRTLELNNSQLKEMDTFYTTDINDLKCANIFIVTVPTPIDSKNKPDLTPLIKSSESIGKALNKGDIVIYESTVYPGVTEEICVPCLEKTSGLKFNIDFFCGYSPERINPGDKEHTVSKILKVTSGSTPEIADVVDALYKSIITAGTLKASSIKVAEASKVIENTQRDVNIALINELALIFDAMNIDTNEVIEAASTKWNFIKLKPGLVGGHCIGVDPYYLTYKAEELGYKPNLILNARHINNSMAGFIANKTIKTMIDNDIKIKGSNVLVLGVTFKENCPDLRNTKVLNIVENLEEYGINVDIYDPWVDTNESNITFNHEIIANPFKNSKKYDAIIVAVAHNEFKNLKDSDYDKILNQHIIIDIKGIVNKPTWRL
- the purL gene encoding phosphoribosylformylglycinamidine synthase subunit PurL; this encodes MDQKTIKAHKISDSEYKKILEILGREPNLLELGIFSSMWSEHCSYKSSKKYLNGFPTKAPWVIQGPGENAGVIDIGDGMAAVFKMESHNHPSYIEPFQGAATGVGGILRDIFTMGARVEVNMNSLRFGDVIGDSKVNRYQRYLVKGVVGGIAHYGNCMGIPTIGGETTFDSSFNGNILVNAFALGIVKSDEIFYGKAEGAGNPVIYVGSKTGRDGLGGAVMASDSFNEENKSLRPTVQVGDPFAEKLLMEACLELFKKGYIIGIQDMGAAGLTSSSFEMAGRSGSGMIMHLDKVPMRENEMTPYELMLSESQERMLICAKKGCEEKVKEIFAKWDLDAEVIGEVTNSGNMELFWYGKKVADVPIAPLSEAAPILDRPVKKPAYLDKIASGNLCGCGVSKISNKEAFDKIFAEPEILNKNFIYDQYDANIGTNTIKKPGFLGAAAIRVKENGVNLCMAMDCNSRMNYINPRIGAALAVAASGRKVAMSGAVPLAITDCLNYGNPQNEEVMWQFAQGCEGIKAACKALNTPVVSGNVSLYNETDGVSIQPTPAIVMVGTAKNALLPSHFTKNGVNVYLIGDTKGVFAGSLYMKVVENRITGTLPEIDFIKERALWDLVIEANKCEILEFANSVGVGGVAITLAKMACIEQIGGNFDMIVDDDRDIFDESFSRAIVGVKNETEFLKLAKKSGLKFTKLGASGGETFKINEISVKIKQLAEIYFNKFSQIIKGETF